The Mesorhizobium sp. B1-1-8 genome contains a region encoding:
- a CDS encoding antibiotic biosynthesis monooxygenase family protein — MIAVIFEVEPAEGKRDAYLGIAAELKPLLDGIDGFISVERFQSLADPSRILSLSFWRDEEAVTAWRNTEEHRQAQKAGRGGIFAGYRLRIAHVVRDYGLTERAEAPADSRAVNE, encoded by the coding sequence ATGATTGCTGTCATTTTCGAGGTCGAGCCGGCTGAAGGGAAACGCGATGCCTATCTCGGCATCGCCGCCGAGCTTAAGCCCCTGCTCGACGGCATTGACGGCTTCATCTCGGTCGAGCGCTTCCAGAGCCTGGCCGATCCGAGCCGCATCCTGTCGCTGTCCTTTTGGCGCGACGAGGAAGCAGTGACGGCATGGCGCAACACCGAGGAGCACCGGCAGGCGCAAAAGGCCGGTCGCGGCGGAATCTTTGCCGGCTATCGTTTGCGCATCGCCCATGTCGTGCGCGACTACGGGCTCACCGAAAGGGCCGAGGCGCCGGCGGATAGCCGTGCGGTAAATGAGTGA
- a CDS encoding NIPSNAP family protein, with amino-acid sequence MTITCFIRYEIDPFGKAAFEQYARAWGQAIPRCGADLIGYFAPHEGSATTAYAAYNIESLAAYEAYRTRLAADAAGKANYEFARREKFILKEDRVFLKLVSGPHGPRQIFQTNVTVEEGTKA; translated from the coding sequence ATGACCATCACCTGTTTCATCCGCTACGAGATCGACCCGTTCGGCAAGGCGGCGTTCGAGCAATATGCGCGCGCCTGGGGCCAGGCCATTCCGCGCTGCGGCGCCGATCTGATCGGCTATTTCGCGCCGCATGAAGGCTCGGCCACCACCGCTTACGCCGCCTACAACATCGAAAGCCTTGCGGCCTATGAGGCCTACCGCACCCGGCTTGCCGCCGATGCCGCCGGCAAGGCAAACTACGAATTCGCGCGGCGCGAAAAGTTCATCCTGAAGGAAGACCGCGTCTTCCTGAAGCTGGTGTCGGGGCCGCATGGCCCGAGGCAGATCTTTCAGACCAATGTGACGGTGGAAGAGGGGACAAAGGCATGA
- a CDS encoding ArsR/SmtB family transcription factor, giving the protein MREGPDIARIASLVGDPARANMLNALMGGTALTASELALEAGVSLPTASSHLSKLMEGGLLSLASQGRHRYYGLAGPQVAGMIEAITGVAEAVGPKRVRPGPRDAAMRVARVCYDHLAGEQAVAMLDRLFDKKVLLRDDNEIRLAPSGASHFATLGIAIDAKARRPVCRACLDWSVRRSHLAGTLGAAILDKIIAEKWARREKDSRAVVFSPKGKQAFERVFLA; this is encoded by the coding sequence ATGCGTGAAGGACCCGACATCGCCCGCATCGCCAGCCTGGTCGGCGATCCGGCCCGCGCCAACATGCTGAACGCCCTGATGGGCGGCACGGCGCTGACGGCGTCCGAGCTGGCGCTGGAGGCCGGCGTGTCGCTGCCGACCGCCTCCTCGCATCTGTCGAAGCTGATGGAAGGCGGGTTGCTGTCGCTGGCCAGCCAGGGCCGCCACCGCTATTACGGCCTCGCCGGCCCGCAGGTGGCCGGCATGATCGAGGCGATCACCGGTGTCGCCGAAGCCGTCGGCCCAAAACGGGTGCGGCCCGGGCCGCGCGATGCGGCAATGCGGGTGGCCCGCGTCTGCTACGATCATCTCGCCGGCGAACAGGCGGTCGCCATGCTCGACCGGCTTTTCGACAAAAAAGTGCTGCTGCGCGACGACAACGAGATACGGCTGGCGCCTTCCGGCGCCTCGCATTTTGCCACGCTCGGCATCGCGATCGACGCCAAGGCGCGTCGGCCGGTGTGCCGCGCCTGCCTCGATTGGAGCGTGCGGCGCTCGCATCTGGCCGGCACGCTGGGCGCGGCCATCCTCGACAAGATTATCGCCGAGAAATGGGCTCGGCGCGAGAAGGACAGCCGCGCCGTGGTGTTTTCGCCCAAGGGCAAGCAGGCGTTTGAGAGGGTGTTTCTCGCTTGA
- the ligD gene encoding DNA ligase D — protein MAGLEQYHAKRDFKKTAEPAGKVARGKKGEAGGIFVIQKHAATRLHYDFRLEHDGVLWSWAVTRGPSLDPHEKRLAVHVEDHPIDYASFEGTIPKGQYGGGAVLLWDEGKWIPEGDPAMAMKKGHIDFELEGHKLNGRWHLVRLRPRPGEKRDNWLLIKSNDAAARPGEDILKEEPKSVKSGLTIEEVGEGRAARGEKPKVWQSNKPAASKAKAGHARRLDFIEPQLATLERDAPAGEDWLHEVKFDGYRMQAQIAGSEVRLLTRAGLDWTGKFDGPVTAALAGLKCRDAIIDGEIVVLADNGVSSFALLQADLSARRTDRFVYYVFDLLRLDGEDLRREPLVERKQALAELLGEQPEHSALRFSDHFHEPGKVMLQHVCRMGLEGVVSKRADAPYRSGRSLAWIKSKCTLRQEFVIGGYLPSDKTGRGLRSLLVGYYEGGKLHYAGRVGTGFSGKVAADLKKKLDALEAKTSPFSAAVPKGKGLTWVKPELVGEVEFRSWTSDRIIRHASFQGLREDKPAEEVVQEKPKQDTGKSESVARSGDGKAPPKARSSGALKTSVKLSHPDKLLWPDEKISKQDLLEHYALVWPRMERFVVNRPLSLVRAPDGIGGQRFFQKHASAGMSDKIARMKDPTDGEEILFIRDFDGIAALVQYGVVEVHIWGCTVDELEKPDQIIFDLDPDEGVDVEKVREAALDIHARLDELSLPNLVKTSGGKGYHVLVPLKPSADWDEVKDFAHDFARALEQASPDRYTATLSKKARTGKIFVDYLRNGRGATTVAPYSSRAKKGATVSMPATWPEIEKGLPPNAFPIGDKTTLQQLKKADPWKDFFKLGKPLKRG, from the coding sequence ATGGCCGGCCTTGAGCAGTATCATGCCAAGCGCGACTTCAAGAAAACCGCGGAGCCGGCCGGTAAGGTCGCACGCGGCAAAAAAGGCGAAGCCGGCGGCATCTTCGTCATCCAGAAACATGCGGCCACCCGCCTCCACTATGATTTCCGCCTGGAGCATGACGGCGTGCTGTGGAGCTGGGCGGTGACGCGCGGCCCGAGCCTCGATCCGCACGAGAAGCGGCTGGCCGTCCATGTCGAGGATCACCCGATCGACTACGCCTCCTTCGAGGGCACCATTCCGAAAGGCCAGTATGGCGGCGGCGCCGTCCTTCTCTGGGACGAAGGCAAATGGATCCCCGAAGGCGATCCCGCCATGGCGATGAAGAAGGGCCATATCGATTTCGAGCTCGAAGGCCACAAGCTCAATGGCCGCTGGCATCTGGTGCGGCTAAGGCCCCGCCCCGGCGAGAAGCGCGACAATTGGCTGCTGATCAAGTCCAACGACGCCGCCGCCCGCCCCGGCGAGGACATCCTCAAGGAAGAGCCGAAATCGGTGAAGTCGGGCCTGACCATCGAGGAAGTCGGCGAGGGCAGGGCGGCCAGGGGCGAAAAGCCGAAGGTCTGGCAGTCCAACAAGCCGGCCGCCTCCAAGGCAAAGGCCGGGCACGCCAGGCGGCTTGACTTCATCGAGCCGCAGCTGGCCACATTGGAGAGAGATGCGCCCGCCGGCGAAGACTGGCTGCACGAAGTGAAATTCGACGGCTACCGCATGCAGGCGCAGATCGCCGGCAGCGAGGTCAGGCTGCTGACGCGCGCCGGTCTCGACTGGACCGGGAAATTCGACGGCCCCGTCACCGCCGCCCTTGCCGGCCTAAAATGCCGCGACGCCATCATCGACGGCGAGATCGTGGTGCTCGCCGACAACGGCGTGTCGTCCTTCGCCCTGCTGCAGGCCGATCTGTCGGCCCGCCGCACCGACCGCTTCGTCTATTATGTCTTCGACCTGCTGCGGCTTGACGGCGAGGATCTGCGCCGCGAGCCGCTGGTCGAACGCAAGCAGGCCCTGGCCGAACTGCTCGGCGAGCAGCCCGAACACTCGGCGCTGCGCTTCAGTGACCATTTCCACGAGCCGGGCAAGGTCATGCTGCAGCATGTCTGCCGCATGGGTCTTGAAGGCGTCGTCTCCAAACGCGCCGACGCGCCCTATCGCAGCGGCCGCAGCCTCGCCTGGATAAAGTCCAAATGCACGCTGCGCCAGGAATTCGTCATCGGCGGCTATCTGCCGTCGGACAAGACCGGGCGCGGCCTGCGCTCGCTGCTCGTCGGCTATTACGAGGGCGGCAAGCTGCATTATGCCGGCCGCGTCGGCACCGGTTTTTCCGGCAAGGTGGCGGCGGATCTGAAGAAGAAACTCGACGCGCTTGAGGCCAAAACCTCGCCCTTCTCGGCGGCCGTGCCGAAGGGCAAGGGCCTCACCTGGGTCAAGCCCGAACTTGTCGGCGAAGTGGAGTTTCGCAGCTGGACATCCGACCGTATAATCCGCCACGCCTCGTTCCAGGGATTGCGCGAGGACAAGCCGGCGGAGGAAGTCGTGCAGGAAAAGCCGAAGCAGGACACCGGCAAGTCCGAAAGCGTGGCGCGGTCGGGTGACGGCAAGGCGCCGCCAAAGGCAAGGTCGAGCGGGGCGCTCAAGACCTCTGTTAAGCTTTCCCATCCGGACAAGCTGCTCTGGCCCGACGAAAAAATATCCAAGCAGGATCTGCTCGAGCATTACGCGCTGGTCTGGCCGCGCATGGAGCGCTTCGTCGTCAACCGGCCGCTCAGCCTGGTGCGGGCGCCGGACGGCATCGGCGGCCAGCGCTTCTTCCAGAAACATGCCTCGGCCGGCATGAGCGACAAGATCGCCCGGATGAAAGACCCGACCGACGGCGAGGAGATCCTGTTCATCAGGGATTTCGACGGCATCGCGGCACTGGTCCAGTACGGCGTCGTCGAGGTCCATATCTGGGGCTGCACCGTCGACGAGCTCGAAAAGCCCGACCAGATCATCTTCGACCTCGATCCGGATGAGGGCGTCGACGTCGAGAAGGTGCGCGAGGCGGCGCTCGACATCCATGCCAGGCTGGACGAGCTGTCGCTGCCGAACCTGGTCAAAACGTCCGGCGGCAAGGGTTACCACGTGCTGGTGCCGCTGAAACCGTCGGCGGACTGGGACGAGGTCAAGGACTTCGCCCACGATTTCGCCCGCGCGCTGGAGCAGGCTTCGCCCGACCGCTACACCGCGACGCTGTCGAAGAAGGCGCGCACCGGAAAAATCTTCGTCGACTATCTGCGCAACGGCCGCGGCGCGACCACGGTGGCGCCTTATTCCTCGCGCGCCAAGAAGGGCGCGACCGTGTCGATGCCGGCGACATGGCCGGAGATCGAAAAGGGTCTGCCCCCCAACGCTTTTCCGATTGGCGATAAAACGACGCTGCAGCAGCTGAAGAAGGCCGACCCGTGGAAGGATTTCTTCAAGCTTGGCAAGCCGCTGAAGCGCGGCTAA
- a CDS encoding Ku protein: MAPRPAWKGYLKLSLVTCAIELTNVVTHAEKVSFRILNRKTGNTVKRIYIDAETGKPLEEGDEIKGYEDDDGDFIHIEEDEIEAVQVESSHTMSLDGFVDKASIEQIYLDTPYYVSPADEVSEEAFAVIRDAMAGKKMAGLARIVLYRRERPVVIEPLDKGMVLTTLRYDNTVRQPDTVFGEIKSVKTDREMTDLAELIIDKKHAKFDPSKFDDRYEEALLELIRAKKAGKKAPKAKAPPKPSNVVNLFDALKKSLNSEGGKASSKTKAATGRSKAKAAAPRRKSA, translated from the coding sequence TTGGCACCGCGCCCCGCCTGGAAGGGCTATCTGAAGCTGTCGCTGGTCACTTGCGCCATCGAGCTGACCAACGTCGTCACCCATGCCGAGAAGGTTTCGTTCCGGATTCTCAACCGAAAGACCGGCAACACCGTCAAGCGCATCTATATCGACGCCGAGACCGGGAAGCCGCTGGAGGAAGGCGACGAGATCAAGGGCTACGAGGACGACGACGGCGATTTCATCCACATCGAGGAGGACGAGATCGAGGCGGTGCAGGTCGAGTCCTCGCACACGATGAGCCTCGACGGCTTCGTCGACAAAGCCTCGATCGAGCAGATCTATCTGGATACGCCCTATTATGTATCGCCGGCCGACGAGGTGTCGGAGGAGGCCTTCGCCGTCATCCGCGACGCCATGGCCGGCAAGAAGATGGCCGGCCTTGCCCGGATCGTCCTCTACCGGCGCGAACGCCCGGTGGTGATCGAGCCGCTGGACAAGGGCATGGTGTTGACCACGCTTCGCTACGACAACACGGTGCGCCAGCCGGACACGGTGTTCGGCGAGATCAAGTCGGTAAAGACGGACCGGGAGATGACCGATCTGGCCGAGCTGATCATCGACAAGAAGCACGCGAAATTCGATCCTTCGAAATTCGATGACCGCTACGAGGAGGCGCTGCTCGAGCTGATCCGCGCCAAGAAGGCCGGCAAGAAGGCGCCGAAGGCCAAGGCGCCGCCCAAGCCGTCCAACGTCGTCAACCTGTTCGACGCGCTGAAGAAGAGCCTGAACTCGGAAGGCGGCAAAGCGTCCTCGAAGACGAAGGCGGCGACCGGGCGGAGCAAGGCCAAAGCCGCTGCGCCCAGGCGCAAATCCGCATAG
- a CDS encoding ferritin-like domain-containing protein, with protein sequence MGFFSKDIKTLDDLFIHTLRDIYYAEKQIEKSLPKMIGKATDPQLKAGFEKHLEQTRGHVERVEQVFELQGVKAKTVNCPAIDGILEEADEVSGDVDDKEVLDAALIASAQAVEHYEMTRYGTLIAWAKQLGRSDCANVLARNLKEEQATDRKLTEIAESRVNLQAAE encoded by the coding sequence ATGGGTTTCTTTTCGAAAGACATCAAGACGCTGGACGACCTCTTCATCCACACGCTGCGTGACATCTACTACGCCGAAAAACAGATCGAGAAATCGCTGCCGAAAATGATCGGCAAGGCGACCGATCCGCAATTGAAGGCCGGCTTCGAGAAGCACCTCGAGCAGACCAGGGGACATGTCGAGCGGGTCGAGCAGGTGTTCGAATTGCAAGGCGTCAAGGCCAAGACCGTCAACTGCCCGGCCATCGACGGCATCCTCGAGGAGGCTGACGAGGTGAGCGGCGACGTCGACGACAAGGAGGTCCTCGACGCCGCGCTGATCGCTTCCGCGCAGGCCGTCGAGCATTACGAAATGACCCGCTACGGCACACTGATCGCCTGGGCCAAGCAGCTCGGCCGCAGCGACTGCGCCAACGTGCTGGCCAGGAACCTCAAGGAAGAACAGGCAACCGACCGCAAGCTCACCGAAATCGCGGAGAGCAGGGTCAATCTTCAGGCCGCCGAATAG
- a CDS encoding Hsp20/alpha crystallin family protein yields MSVRDLIPWRRENSRLPSLFRDDERDPFLSLHREVNRLFDDAFRGFGPALPAFGTVSSFGSGWPSVEISDGEKEIKVTAEVPGLEEKDIEVLLDDGVLTLKGEKRSETEDRDRQFSERYYGRFERRIPLGYEVEEGEVDARFKNGVLTVTLPKTAKAQSPAKRIEIKS; encoded by the coding sequence ATGAGTGTACGTGATCTGATTCCTTGGAGACGGGAAAATAGCCGGCTTCCGAGCTTGTTTCGCGATGACGAGCGCGACCCCTTTCTCTCGTTGCACCGCGAGGTGAACCGCCTGTTCGACGACGCTTTCCGCGGCTTCGGCCCTGCGCTACCGGCCTTTGGCACGGTATCTTCCTTCGGTAGCGGCTGGCCGAGCGTCGAGATTTCCGACGGCGAGAAGGAGATCAAGGTGACGGCCGAGGTTCCAGGTCTGGAGGAAAAGGACATCGAAGTGCTGCTCGACGACGGCGTGCTGACGCTGAAGGGTGAGAAGCGCTCCGAAACGGAGGACAGGGACCGGCAGTTCTCGGAGCGCTACTACGGCCGCTTCGAGCGACGCATCCCCCTCGGTTACGAAGTCGAGGAGGGCGAGGTCGACGCCCGCTTCAAAAACGGGGTCTTGACGGTGACGCTGCCGAAGACCGCGAAAGCGCAGTCACCGGCTAAGCGCATCGAAATCAAGAGCTGA
- a CDS encoding Hsp20 family protein: protein MRTTFDFTPLFRSSIGFDRMLNALEAASRGEPIDNWPPYDIAKTDEDDYRITMAVAGFSQDELTITQEQNMLMVSGQKVGEDNSHYLHRGIAGRAFQRRFELADHVKVVGARLVNGLLTIDLKREIPEEMKPRRIEIASDKTMPKVAANRKIEAEKQVA from the coding sequence ATGAGAACGACATTCGACTTTACCCCTCTGTTCAGGTCGAGCATCGGCTTCGACCGCATGCTGAACGCGCTCGAGGCTGCGAGCAGAGGCGAGCCGATCGACAACTGGCCGCCCTATGACATCGCCAAGACCGATGAGGACGACTACCGCATCACCATGGCGGTCGCCGGTTTCAGCCAAGACGAACTGACCATCACGCAGGAGCAGAACATGCTCATGGTGTCTGGCCAGAAGGTCGGCGAGGACAACAGCCATTACCTGCATCGCGGCATTGCCGGCCGAGCCTTCCAGCGCCGTTTTGAACTGGCCGATCACGTCAAGGTTGTCGGCGCCCGTCTTGTCAATGGCTTGCTGACGATCGATCTCAAGCGCGAGATTCCCGAAGAGATGAAGCCGCGCAGGATCGAAATCGCATCCGACAAGACGATGCCGAAGGTCGCGGCGAACCGGAAGATCGAAGCTGAGAAGCAGGTCGCCTGA
- a CDS encoding DUF982 domain-containing protein: MANHLDVGRSLMAPPIACSQKDLKQTEEVMNDVRFPEPVKLEFPAASRKVASSFEALECLDQQWPEWAQERSWRAAERACRDALDGWRSGREAYNAFKKAAKRAGLIPADGRSARRKFRPVRITGGLRPDVTLSGWQ, translated from the coding sequence GTGGCCAACCATCTCGACGTCGGGCGTTCGCTCATGGCGCCCCCTATTGCTTGCTCGCAAAAAGACTTGAAACAAACGGAGGAAGTGATGAACGACGTTCGGTTTCCCGAACCAGTCAAGCTCGAATTTCCCGCCGCTTCGCGCAAGGTCGCCAGCAGCTTCGAGGCATTGGAATGCCTGGATCAGCAATGGCCCGAATGGGCGCAGGAACGGAGCTGGCGCGCCGCAGAGCGGGCCTGCCGCGACGCGCTGGACGGCTGGCGCAGCGGCCGTGAGGCTTATAACGCTTTCAAGAAAGCGGCGAAACGCGCCGGCCTGATACCGGCGGATGGCCGTTCCGCGCGCCGCAAATTCCGTCCGGTAAGGATAACCGGAGGCTTGCGACCTGACGTCACGCTCAGTGGATGGCAATGA
- a CDS encoding usg protein translates to MVNTVSREFRLQMVGYGLTTAEIHYHLPDHPSLLQLYVWQEYDLAPEFPELQEFLGYWERELVGALHSVRVAHHRLIQPSEWRAVDGIIAIH, encoded by the coding sequence ATGGTCAACACGGTCAGCAGGGAGTTCCGACTGCAGATGGTTGGCTACGGGCTGACCACCGCCGAGATCCATTACCATCTTCCCGATCACCCGAGCCTGCTGCAGCTCTACGTCTGGCAAGAATATGACCTGGCGCCGGAGTTTCCGGAGCTGCAAGAATTCCTGGGCTATTGGGAGCGTGAACTGGTGGGCGCGCTGCATTCCGTGCGCGTCGCCCACCATCGCCTCATCCAACCTTCGGAATGGCGCGCGGTCGACGGGATCATTGCCATCCACTGA
- a CDS encoding co-chaperone GroES has translation MAFRPLHDRILVRRIEADEKTAGGIIIPDTAKEKPSEGEVIAVGSGVRDDGGKLVELDVKVGDRILFGKWSGTEIKLNGEDLLIMKESDVMGVIEQTATLKKAA, from the coding sequence ATGGCGTTCCGTCCATTGCATGACCGTATCCTGGTCCGCCGCATCGAAGCCGACGAAAAAACGGCGGGCGGCATCATCATCCCCGATACCGCCAAAGAGAAACCGAGCGAAGGCGAAGTCATCGCCGTCGGCTCTGGCGTTCGCGACGACGGCGGCAAGCTGGTCGAACTCGATGTGAAGGTCGGCGACCGGATCCTGTTCGGAAAATGGTCCGGCACCGAGATCAAGCTGAACGGTGAGGACCTGCTCATCATGAAAGAGAGCGACGTGATGGGCGTGATCGAGCAGACTGCCACGCTGAAGAAGGCCGCCTGA
- the groL gene encoding chaperonin GroEL (60 kDa chaperone family; promotes refolding of misfolded polypeptides especially under stressful conditions; forms two stacked rings of heptamers to form a barrel-shaped 14mer; ends can be capped by GroES; misfolded proteins enter the barrel where they are refolded when GroES binds) has protein sequence MAAKEVKFHTDAREKMLRGVDILANAVKVTLGPKGRNVVIDKSFGAPRITKDGVTVAKEIELEDKFENMGAQMVREVASKTSDIAGDGTTTATVLAQAIVKEGAKAVASGMNPMDLKRGIDKAVDAVVAELRANARKVTKNDEIAQVGTISANGDAEIGRFLAEAMEKVGNEGVITVEEAKTAETELEVVEGMQFDRGYLSPYFITNQDKMRVELDEPYVLIHEKKLSNLQAMLPVLEAVVQSGKPLLIIAEDVEGEALATLVVNKLRGGLKVAAVKAPGFGDRRKAMLEDIAILTGGTAISEDLGIKLENVTIQMLGRAKKVAIEKENTTIVDGVGRKEEIQGRIAQIKAQIEETTSDYDREKLQERLAKLAGGVAVIRVGGSTEVEVKERKDRVDDALHATRAAVEEGVLPGGGVALLRAAKALDNVAVDNADQKTGVEIVRRAIETPVRQIAENAGAEGSIIIGKLREKAEFGWGWNAQTNEFGDLYTQGVIDPAKVVRTALQDAASVAGLLVTTEAMVAEKPKKEAPVPAMPGGGGMDF, from the coding sequence ATGGCTGCCAAAGAGGTGAAATTCCATACAGATGCCCGCGAGAAGATGTTGCGGGGCGTCGACATCCTCGCCAACGCCGTGAAAGTGACGCTGGGACCAAAGGGCCGCAACGTCGTCATCGACAAGTCGTTCGGCGCGCCGCGCATCACCAAGGACGGCGTCACCGTCGCCAAGGAGATCGAGCTCGAGGACAAGTTCGAGAATATGGGCGCGCAGATGGTGCGCGAAGTGGCATCGAAGACCAGTGACATTGCCGGCGACGGCACGACCACGGCAACCGTTCTTGCGCAAGCGATCGTCAAGGAGGGGGCCAAAGCCGTGGCCTCGGGCATGAATCCCATGGACCTGAAGCGCGGCATCGACAAGGCCGTCGACGCGGTGGTCGCAGAGCTGAGGGCCAACGCCCGCAAGGTAACGAAGAACGACGAAATCGCGCAGGTCGGCACCATATCGGCCAATGGCGATGCCGAGATCGGCCGCTTCCTGGCCGAGGCGATGGAGAAGGTCGGCAACGAAGGCGTCATCACGGTCGAGGAAGCCAAGACCGCCGAGACCGAGCTCGAAGTCGTCGAAGGCATGCAGTTCGACCGCGGCTATCTCAGCCCGTACTTCATCACCAACCAGGACAAGATGCGCGTCGAGCTCGACGAGCCCTACGTGCTCATTCATGAGAAGAAGCTCTCCAACCTGCAGGCCATGCTCCCCGTGCTTGAAGCGGTGGTGCAGTCAGGCAAGCCGCTGCTGATCATCGCCGAGGACGTCGAGGGCGAAGCGCTGGCCACGCTGGTGGTCAACAAGCTGCGCGGCGGTCTGAAGGTCGCTGCCGTCAAGGCCCCGGGCTTCGGCGACCGTCGCAAGGCCATGCTCGAGGACATCGCCATTCTCACCGGCGGCACCGCGATTTCGGAAGATCTCGGCATCAAGCTTGAGAATGTCACGATCCAGATGCTGGGCCGCGCCAAGAAGGTGGCGATCGAGAAGGAGAACACCACGATCGTTGACGGCGTCGGCCGCAAGGAAGAGATCCAGGGCCGCATCGCCCAGATCAAGGCGCAGATCGAGGAGACGACCTCGGACTACGACCGCGAGAAGCTGCAGGAGCGGCTGGCCAAGCTCGCCGGCGGCGTCGCGGTGATCCGCGTCGGCGGCTCCACCGAGGTCGAGGTCAAGGAACGCAAGGATCGTGTCGACGACGCGCTTCATGCGACCCGCGCGGCTGTCGAGGAAGGCGTGCTGCCCGGCGGCGGCGTCGCCCTGCTCAGGGCCGCAAAAGCGCTCGATAACGTGGCCGTCGACAATGCCGACCAGAAGACCGGGGTCGAAATCGTTCGCCGCGCGATCGAAACGCCGGTGCGCCAGATCGCCGAGAACGCGGGAGCCGAGGGGTCGATCATCATCGGCAAGCTGCGCGAAAAGGCGGAGTTCGGCTGGGGCTGGAATGCCCAGACCAACGAATTCGGCGATCTCTACACGCAGGGCGTCATCGACCCGGCGAAGGTCGTGCGCACCGCGCTGCAGGATGCCGCCTCGGTCGCGGGCCTGCTCGTCACCACGGAAGCCATGGTGGCCGAGAAGCCTAAGAAGGAAGCACCGGTCCCGGCGATGCCGGGCGGCGGCGGAATGGACTTCTAA
- a CDS encoding DUF982 domain-containing protein → MLEFRTLRQGGVELSSRTSPLFGTPQSQRYRMEARVMRNMRFEQPVTVLVGMGFPVTIENVMEAYSLLQDWPATGSNGAHAVALNACKAGIAGEVDPEIVRATLVAFARRNDILVPNSLVAKTTSRTESAGRTA, encoded by the coding sequence ATGCTCGAATTTCGCACTTTGCGGCAGGGCGGCGTCGAGCTGTCCTCGCGGACAAGCCCGTTGTTCGGCACGCCGCAGTCGCAACGCTATCGAATGGAGGCTCGAGTCATGAGAAACATGCGCTTTGAACAACCTGTCACGGTCCTGGTAGGAATGGGTTTCCCGGTGACGATCGAGAACGTGATGGAAGCATATTCCCTGCTTCAGGACTGGCCCGCCACCGGCAGCAACGGGGCCCATGCGGTCGCGCTCAACGCCTGCAAAGCCGGCATTGCCGGTGAGGTTGATCCGGAGATCGTGCGGGCAACCCTGGTCGCCTTCGCGCGTCGCAATGACATACTGGTGCCGAACTCGCTGGTAGCGAAAACGACCTCGCGGACCGAATCCGCGGGCCGGACCGCGTAG
- a CDS encoding YciI family protein — MRYMLLIYNDEAAMANASKEQIQQTLAAYGAYTEALKNSGAWLAGDRLKPTQATTSVRMANGKTSVLDGPYADTKEQLAGFYMIEADDADAAIAWAARCPAASVGTVEVRPIWEMAEYASEK, encoded by the coding sequence ATGCGATACATGCTTTTGATCTATAACGACGAAGCCGCAATGGCGAATGCATCAAAGGAGCAGATCCAGCAGACTCTCGCGGCCTATGGCGCCTATACCGAAGCGCTGAAGAATTCCGGCGCCTGGTTGGCCGGCGACCGGCTGAAGCCGACCCAGGCGACGACCTCGGTGCGGATGGCCAACGGCAAGACAAGTGTGCTCGACGGCCCCTATGCCGACACCAAGGAACAGCTCGCCGGCTTCTACATGATCGAGGCCGACGATGCCGATGCCGCCATCGCCTGGGCGGCGCGCTGTCCGGCGGCCAGCGTCGGCACGGTCGAGGTGCGGCCGATCTGGGAAATGGCCGAGTACGCATCCGAGAAATGA